DNA from Toxoplasma gondii ME49 chromosome X, whole genome shotgun sequence:
ACACGCGATGTGGTCCCTACTATGTCGCACAAAGCCAACCTGTTATTCCCTGTTTCCATTGCTAGAAGCGCACGGAGTTGAGAAAATGGGGATTTATTAGAGCTAACTTGACTGAAACGAGGTTTAACACCTCCGAACTCCCCTATTCATCTGCTTTGGTTCAGTGACGGGTAGCGCACTTTCTTCGTTCTAGCCACTGAGTGGGAGAAAGGTAGCAGTGGCTACCACAGTTTTTGCAGTATCTGGATGGTCCAACTCCCTTTGTGTAGTAAAAAGGTGATCACGAACAAGAGTATGTCCCCACAGGGAGATGGAACGGCGATGTGTCATCGCTTATTTCAGCTGGTGAGGACCTCGTCCTCTTAATTCACAGAAGTGAGGCACCCGCGTCGTTCGGTCGAGAGGGGCGTTGTAATACAAGTGATGGAAAGATAGACAACAAAGCCAATTCAACAGCGGAAATCGAGTTGCTTCCTCAGGAATACCGTGTCACATCAGAATTTCATATGTATACTACTAGGTTTCCACAACCTCGTGAATCTTCCTCAGCGTGTTTTCTACGAGATTAAACATAGTcatctgtcttcttccagaaCTTTTTGCAGGTATGCTTGCccgagaagacgagcggGATTCTCGCAGAGCCATTCGTTTTCGGTGCCAATCAATCGTCTCAAAATCTCCGCCCTCCCCAATTGCTCACCGGAGACCCTCAGGGACTCAGGTAGTTCCATCTTCAATACAGCATCTACCTGACAAGCCATTGCTTCGGTATAGAGGCTCTGTGCAAAGGAAGTTAAGCGAGAAACTCACAAGCGTTAATTCGAAGACTGTGGCGTCGACATCCATCTCTTCAAGAACAGATTCACAGGCACATTTTTTATGGAGCCTGACGACTGCTGCGTCTAGGAGTTCAGAGTTCTTGTCAATGCTATCCTTGGCTTGCTGCAGAAGCAAATCTAATGCGGTTCGACTTCTCGTTGAAACAGTAAGTATCTCACTCTGAAACAAGCATAACCGGTTCTTAGCAGGACGTCATCCTTTGCTCCAAGAAGGCTCATGAGGGTGTCGCCCTTCATGGCGGCTAGATTCTTTGAATCAACTTGGGCATGCGCGAGGGTGATGGCCTTGTCAACACCAGAACGTGCCTCTGTAACATTCTTGGATGAAGACGATGTAATAATGAGGACGGTGTCTAACGGTACCCGCGTCTGTAGTTCCCGCGGTGGTTTCGCCACTTTCCGCTCCCAAGCGATGCAGGAGCTCCTTCACGTGGCAGACGCGCCGGAAGGTTTCGCGGTCGGCATCTTCGGTTTTATGTTTCTTAGCTGTCATAGTCTCATCCAATTCTTGTTCTGAAAAAGCAGTGGGAGTCGGTCTTTTCCGGTGGTTTTGTGGTAGCTTACTCAATGACGCGTGTGCCAACATTTCGTGTTCGATGCTCTTTTCGATGCCCGCACGCGCTTCTTCGTGATTCCTAATCTGTTCCGATGTTTGCCTGAGGCGTTTTTCGCACTCGGCAATCTTGGACTCCAGATCAGCCACTTCCTGTTCAGTCTAAACAGAACAACGCTATATGCCGTGCAAACGCAGCAGCTGTCCTACAGAAACTCACGGACGAACATAggtcctcgttttctcgtttccgtAAAAGTTCGGTCTGCACGTCATAGTCGAGAAGCCGCTTGACAGCCTCCAGCTCGTTAAGTCTGTTGTCTGCCGTGGCTGTAGCTCATAATTTCGGAGAGAGTATGACGCTTACCTGGCAAGCATCTCTCTGAACGCATCGCTTTGACTCATATCGGCACTCATCttgaaagaaaacaagcagCAACGTGCAGGGTGTGCCAGGCGAGGGAGTGGCACTTTCGATTGAAATATCCACTGAAGGTGATCGCCCATTTGTTCGGGTAATTTGAGGTGGACATACACCCCGTGCTGCCTCTAAGGTGGGTTTCTGCGCTTACCTCTGATCATCTAAAGATCCTGTTCGAACTCTTTGTGGTTAATGGTGGAAGGTTAGCCATCTGTGAATACTCCACAGACTTGAGTAGTAAACAGTCGGTCTTTGCTATTCAGTTGACGGCAGTTCTAGCGTCAGATTCCTCTGCCAGAACTCTGTACCGGTGCCCCCTCCGcgctgtgtttttctcgagtGTACCAGTCGCGCTCTAAGTTTTTCTGCAGCGGTGACCCACTGATTCCACACCTTTGGTACATCACGCCAAGCACTGGCTGTCACCCGAGACTCCAACCAGTTACTCTATTCTGCATTCAGGTTCTTTCACTGCGAGCCTCGCTACCGTCCAAGAATGCCTCCGCTCGCACCATTATCACTGAGTGTCGTCTGGTGATTGCTCCATCGTGTCTGCAGCGGAAAAATCCTTCCAGAGCTGCTTCAGCCGTGTATCCATGCTATATGCAGGGTAATTACATATTGAATAGCACGTAGTAATTTCCTTGTAGGTGTCCAAAGCAGCTGCGGCCTACTTTTGTGGTTCTAACTGCGGTTTCTGGACAAGAATCGCATGCGCACGCTGCATGCGACTGCGATTGCACGCTTCACGGGGCCTCCGAAGACTAGACATGGTTTGAAAATTGTTGAAAATTGTTGGTGATTCATTGTTTGTGACGCTGTCAAGCAACTTCTTGGCGAGTGGGGTACGGAGGAAGGCATGGCTTGGTGAACTGTATGTGCGCCTTCCTTCTTAACATTCTACACGTATCTACGGAGATCAGTTCCACACTACGAGGATAGAAACGCCTTGTCCCTGATGGTAGCTCTTCGGCATGCGACGGGGGGTACCGGGCGCTCATAACGGCAGGACTCCTCTCTTTCATTCTTCTCAAAAGCCTAACGTTTTTCTGGTTTCGTCATGGAGGCTTCGCACTCGATCTCCACCGAGGGAGAGGCGGTgtcctctcctgcttcttcggtAGCTGCCGGCGGTGTGTGTCCGTGTGAGCGTCCTGAAAAGCCTCTGCCGCTGCCCCCTCGCTTGGAAATTGCACTGCAGAGTCTTCTGCACTGCCTTGATAGAACAGCTAACGCATGGCAAGTACAGCAGCTGTTTTTGTTTCAGCAGGAGCTAACGGCATTTCACTCGTTTTTGCAAGAACAGTAAGCTTCGTTCGCCCAGTGTGCTGTTGCTTTTGAAAACGAATATGAAATCATAGTAATCCCGAGCTAGAGTTTTCCAGGAACTGCTACGTTGCCCAGCAATCCACTATGTGGCTCTTTTTTGTGCCCAAGCGTGGCGGTTCCGTACCCGTCCGGGAGTTTCCGAAGCTCGACAGCAGGCTGTGAAAACCCAGGCACAGAAAGGTCTTTTCCGATCTTCCAAGTGTCTCTATTTTGGAAATTGGAGCTTCAGAGCAATCCCTAATCAGCTTTAGTATTTCTTGCTGAATGTTTTCGTATTCTGTCAAGCATACGGGTACCAGTGAATCATGCTGACACGCCATCCCGCACCAGTCCCTTTTACGCCGCTCTGATCcatttcgttttttccattTCGTCTCTTCACTACCAAAATAGCAGTGAGTCAAAAGCAAGTTACTCTATTCCTCGCAAAGATGAAATTCTGGTCCCGAGAAAGCCAATTGGCTCCGAAGTCTCTGGATCTGGAGACTTCGTTGGGTTCCTCGACTGCCACGTCTAATGCGCAGGACACATTTCCCTATGTTCTGAATTCCTGATGACATTCGCACGTTTCACAAAAGACCATTCAGAAGCGTGTCGAAACATCCCTTTCGTTTGGTGCCTTCACTTCTAGAATGTCTTCTGAATGAACATCGCTTTCCCACAGCGTTCGCGCGCTGGTTATCCTATTTCCAGTGTATCATCTGTGAactgtgttcttctctgcgcagAGCCGGCGCGCTGGACGAGGAGTCGCGGCGTTTCTTGGAAGCAGGAGGAATCAGCGACCGTGGGACTGTcgaggcaggcgaagcgaagctttcttctcgtcttttttcttttctgatTCGCATCGTTCTGCGTTCAATTGTGAACAGGCCTCTGTTCGAAGAGgccgcgtctcctgtctctccttgctcATCTCCTGCGTCAACTGCGACAGCACAGTCCTCTTCAAAgtgttcttctttcttcgatcaggttcgccgcttctctctgctcttgcATGTCACTGAGGAGCGCACGCTTCTAGCCAGCTACCCtcctctgccgtctctgAAAGTCTCTGAGGAACCGgaatcttcttcttcgtcttcccaaGCGTCTCTCCATACCCTGCTGCTCTCCGCACAAGCGTCTCTGAAGGCCAAGCGCGCAGCCATAGAGCaactcttctccttcctccatGACTCCGAGCTTCAGTCCCTCCTTCTCACACCGTCCATCCCGTACGTCTCTGTGCAGACACGCATTCTCAAGCTGCGTCATCCTATCGCTATTTGGAGTTTatctctgtctgcgtctcttgcgatcttgccttccttctgttctcggtctttctctctcattTCTCCTTGTTTCAATTTCACTCGGCTTGGCCGCTGTTTGCCTTTCCCTTCTTcggctcttcttcaccttctgtCTGTCCCATGGCTTCGCTTACACAAACTAGGACTGTTCTCGTTTCTGCCGTgtcctgttttctttcatctgtgtgtctccgtctccctctcccttcctctccggAAAAGACATCACGATTTTAGATCGGTTGGTACAGAATATCAAACTTAATACAGATTAACTGAGTTAAATAATACAGGGTTGAACTGTGTAAATATCATTGTGTTATGGTTCTATCGCAAACCGTTGAGATTACGAAGTTATGGTTTTGGCCTCGTGAGTGTCTCTCAATAACTAGCTGAGTGGtagcatctgagtagtagttctctctcgctgttaataCGAGTGATAGCAGTAACCCATATATTACACCTGTTTTACATATCGTCTACTTACATTTAAATGGTTCTAGCAATCGTGCAGGTATTGATACCGCGCTTAAAGATGACTTTTATCTTCATATGGTAATGGCAGATGCTAAATGCCTGTCATATTTAATTGGGTTAATCTTTTGCAAGCGGCTTTTGATTTGATGAAACTATCACATCCAGATAACTCAATACCAGTCAACCGGTCCGTAGGGAGTAATGAGCCGATATGGAGGTGCTGATACAATCCGAGGATTAGAACTCCCAATATTATCTGGCCTGTTATCCCCGGCGTACCTTACGACCGTTATATTATTTAGGGGGGCCGCCTTATATTTTATTCTTCTATTTACTCTAGGAGGTACTATCGGTGTAGTTATGGGTAGTGCAGGTATAGATATTGCACTACACGATACATATATTGTTGCACATTTCCATTTTGTACTATCTCTTGGAGCCCTTCTCTATCACTCCTCGTGGTCCGTTggtctccgttcttctcatTGCCAATCGCGTGTCTTCTTGTGTCCGTTTTttgtcgcgtttttctgcttctcgtctctccggtTCGAATTTCTTCCGTCTTGGTGAAGATGAgttgcctctgtctctttgaaCACGAGCAGAAATGCGGTTCCCTTTTCACTGTGCGTGTGTCCCCAGAGATCTCGCAGCGTTAAATCTCTTGAAAATTGATGCGTCTGTCCGGGCTCTTCTACCCTCCCTGCGACGCACAGCTTCTGCACTGGCAGACGCCactgcgagagaggcgctgcgttcctcttctgtctcggaatccttcgcttcttcgatGGCTAGACAGCGGACCGCCTCTCAAGATCTTTCGGCTTCGAAAGAGCGAGGCGGCACAAgcgcagagaacgaggacaTGGAAAAGGAAGATAGACTTGCTGAGGACCTCTTGATGTTGTGgacgtcttctcttcgccgctTCCTCAAGACCTCGCtcggggtgtacgtacactcggACGCGGGGGACGAGCAGCAGCGTCTCGTTGACCTGGCGTTTGTCGGGTTGAGCCCAACCGAGTTCGCTCCGCGACTGCTCGAGCAGTTCCTCGCGCTCTGTGCTTCCGAAAAATCTCCTgttttccctccttctctgtgttctctttcttctctttcccctgtttcctctcccctccgGTCTTGTCTCCCGCAAGACATAACGCTGCCTGCGTTAGCTGGGGAAGAAGGCCAAGAGGCGCATTCGCGCGGAgagcagacgacgcagaagcgacgACGCACAGAAGGCGGGATTTCTGtcggcgcgcatgcaagtcTCGAAGTCTTTCGTGAGGTTCTGCTGTGCTCCAGAGACTTTCTGACTTCGCTTTTCCACACCCTCGACAGCGCGTGGTCTGCCGCAGAAAACAAGTCTTGGCGGCTGCGAGACGAGGCTCGAACAGAGGATGAGGAAGCGTTTTATGTCGCCTTGGTGGaggccgcttctctctgtccctcctTCTCAGCATTCGTGGAATGCAGCGAGAACAAGAGTCAAGAGATAAGGAGCaacaagaagaggcaggGCCGCCCcaagagcgacgaaggcgcggACACTCCTCCGTTCCTTCCTTTCCACTTTAGCGGACCTGGAGAGGGTCACCCGAGCCTCGCCAACGTGCTCTTGTCACAGCGGGCCGAAGGAGGTGAGAGTCTAGACTGTGAGGCCGGAAATCAAAGAGCAAGACCAGTTTGGTCTATCTTAAGACTGTGCAGTGCGCTTCAACTTTCGCTTTGAGACTGGAGAATACTGCACCGATTGCGAAAATGGTTCTGAAGCATGTGCTATTGTTTTAGACGTCCTGTGCGCTGTAGAGACCACCGAGGTTCGGATGCTGTGAAATGTTAAAACAAGGGAGGTGAAAAAAGGATGAGTGGACCATGGAACTCCGAGCGACAATATCACCAGAGAGGTCCAGGTGGGAGGACGAAAGACAGGTACCAGTCAGACACATGCAAGGATGGGAACACGGACAATCACGAAGACAGAGTTCGCGGGATGTGAATGAAATTATACAAAAGCACCGACGGaacaaagacaagaagaagagcggagtCACAAGGAGACGCTGCGGCGCAGAGGGCGACTCCTAAACCACGTGCATCAGCAAGTAGTCCTCGAATGGTTGCGACCGTATGTTCAAGGCTCTTCAAGAGAGCTGCTTAGATCGAAATATGCAAAGGCTTTTTCTGCCTGCTTCGTGTCCACGCTCATCAGTGCTTCGGTTACCTCTTTTCATGAATTTCTTGCGATTCAGCAGGAGTGCGTGGACACATTCAGGTATGAATGACTGTGAGTGgactcttcgtctctctgtccacaTTATTAGCTTCTTCACTCCAgatcttctctttcttttctttatTCCCAGCAAGTCTGCCCAACCTTCAGCATCTCGTCTGCGGCCTCGTCGACCTCctcctcgcgcatgcagggagcGGTATCGGTACAGCGCAGTGCCCTGCCTGCGGTGACACCAGGGCGTCGCGAGAGGCCAAAGAAGTTCGGACTCCTTTCTGCATCTCCAACGCCCCGAGAGAGCCCCTCGATGCTCACGGGGAAGCCCCCAGCGCGGCTGGAGTGTGTATACACTCCACGGAACTGGCAGAGCCGAACTCACAGCCGGTTTCTACTTCTCTGTCAGACAGGAACCCAGAAcgtgtgcagagagagggaggaccGACGCGAGAGCTGGGGAAcaagagacgcgagcgagaagccactgaagaaagggaaacgaCAGACCTAGTGAGCATGCGACTTTGTGCGCCTTTCAGGCTCGGCAGAGGAGAGATTTCCGGGTGCCTTCGTGACTTCTGTCTTCAATCGTTTTTGCTTCTCGAAGAACCGTCGTGCTCTGTCTCAACGTGGAGATCACTAGAGATGAAATTCCAGAGCACAACATGGCAAtgtcttccgcttctcctcttctctctgtctcttaGCTTTGCCTCGGTATGCGTtgcttcctccctcttcttctgaagTGCTTGTCGTGCTTTCTTTCGTTGCTTTGGTCGATCCGCTCCGGTGTCCCATAACCAgattcgctttctcccgAAATCGAGCGTCGCaccgtgtcttctctcgcacgacctttcgtttccttttttcgttttctctccttccacccgtcggcgtctctggttccttcttgtccttcgtcttcttggcctcagttccggtgtctctgtgtcgctcggcctgtctcctttcccctcAGGAGTCTCTGCAGACGTGCATTCCTTTGGCGTTTTCGCTCTGCGGTTCCTTCCTGAAgctgcttcgcttctgcgTGGATCTTGGGTCGCCCctgcctccttccttctcgccgacgCTCGCGCGCTTTTCTGCCGCACCCGCCTTCTCCAAGGTTTCGGGCGTCGAAGGTTTCGTGGCGGAGGCGATCTGGGCCTGTTTGcgtcggtgcatgcagttggagTGGCTCGCGACCCGCCTGTGGTCCTCGAACGCGGGTGCGTCCTCGCGTGGAAGAGACGAGCAAGGAACGGCAActgaagaaggggaaaaaccaagaagaagagcgaatggggcaaacgaaacagagaaagagacgtggaagaagagcgaaataAGAGGCAGatgcaagagagagagggacatGGAATATGCACAGAAAGGCAGAtacaagagagaaaatgacGGGAACGAAGTGCGAATGAAATGAAAAgtagagaagagaaaaggaattTCTCCGGTACTGCGAGAAACGCactttcctcttttcgcCATCTTTGTCTGTGCTGAAACGGCTCGTCCAGAGAAGAATGCCTTCTTGGTTCTGGGGTAATTTCCCCATTGAGTTAGCTCTTTATTCTCCCAGCCATCCAACCGTAGATCGAGACGGAGCGTGGGTGAAAGCGGCGGTGTGCCAAATGTTTCCGAACTCTTCCCCATTCTCCTCAACTGAAGGTCTAAAACCGTTTTATGTGTGCTGGCGGTTCTGTGGATACACGCTGTTCCTGTTTGAACCGTCTATTGCTTACACGTAGATAGACTGGAATTTGTTAGGCTGCTGTGGAAACaaaggacgagacagaaTACACTCAATTGCGTGCTCTATCTGCCTGCGTCGTGCCTGCATGCTGTCTGTTATGatgctgtctctcgcggtcTTCCCTGTGGCGACTgtggtgtacatacacctctCAGTCACACAAGGATGAGGGACATGGCACTGTCCGGTCCTTTCCTGAGCcgcctttctgtttctgctttcaCTGCCTCTTCTCGTGAGTCTCGTTGCGTGTTAATCGCCTTTCCTGTTCCCACATGTCTATGTGTGGCTCTTTTTGCGCAgtctgtacatacacccgaacGACGCGCCTCGCGCTGGGTTTCCGGTGCGCTCCGGTCCTCGTTTCCATTGCAGTTCACTGCACCCAGCCGCGGTGGTTTCTCATCGACGGCGAGGAGCTGCGAGACGAAGCAGTCGAAGATCAGCTAGCGGAGCAGACGGCAGCGAACCCTTTTTCGCTCACATCTCTCTTTGCCGCTATGCAAGTAGGCCAAAACAACGCTGTCCTTAATCTTACTCTTTTggcatatatgtatatttatcGAGATAAATATTGATACAGATACACCAATGCCCATTTGCGCGTTTTATGCGTGgggtcttcgtctcttcgatACTTGTATTAGgactctcttctgtttctgtatGCATCaaggcgcctctctccatcACACTATCTCGTATACGTTCGTATATACGCCAAGGTGCACGGTTCTTCAACATGCCTGCTATTATTCGTACTTGTCTCGGTTCGCAAGCCTCTGCGCATCCACCCTGCGTTCTCCTTTTCATCCTTCCCAGTCTGCCAGTTGCGTTAGTTTTTCTCTGAACATATAGTTGAATCGGTTTGTACTGGTGCCGATTTCTCTGTTGGCGCACACTAGAGCTTCAGATTCTGGTAAACTGAGACCTTGAATATATAAACGACTACTCCCACCCGTAATGTATATTCTCCAGAAACAGGTACAAACTGTACAAGGCTTTCGGAGCCGTATAAGTCCACTCGAGTAAGGAGAGACGTtatagtacctaggatactgaatatgaccCCAATTACGAGATACGGACAATCGAGTTCCTTATGGAATCGGACAGGAGAGAGCGTTTTACAAGTTTCACCTTTGGTGCAGAGTTTTACATGTATGAGGATATAATCTTTCAGTGATTGAAATTTCCAAACAAAACCGATGGCTTAACAAGTAAATAGTTTCCAGACTCAAGAACATGACTCCAGTTtcgagatacagacaactTTCTCGTGTGAAACTACGTCTCGTTTCCTGTGATCACCTTTGCCATTGTTGTCCACCAAGATATCTGCAAGACACAATTGCATGGGATCACCTGCTAGATATAGCCCctttgtgtgtttctctctctcgttcacAGACGGATGAAGCCTTTCGCCGGGACGTCTTCGCTGTATGCGCCTTCGATCCGAAATTCCGGTTTCTGCTGTATCGTCTCCCTTACTCCCTCGCTCTGGGAGCTCTCGAGTGagacaacgagagagagacgcgagaaagaaattGAGAGGAGAGCCTTCTCTCCACATGTGTCACCTTTCTGAGGCGCAGTCGCGAACAGTCtacgaacgagagacagagcctTTGAGAGCCTGACTCAGCTTCTTCAACTGGCCatggagatgaagaaagggTCTGGGCATTCTCTGTCAGAAAAAGGGATCAAACGATTCGTCCCTGCATGCGTAGTACACCTATACGTATgtgtgcatatgcatgcataggTATAGATCTGTTTGTAGATTTAGATATGCGCGTCTCTAGGTGACTCTAGCGCTCTTCCTGTATGTCTATCCGTATGCTTACACAGACATATTAAAGAGTTACGTATGAATACAAACACCgaacgtatatatatatatatatatatttatgtcaTCTTTTCGATAGAGAGAAAGGTGGAGTTTTCTCGGGATTTTGCGGTTTCATTTCATGTGTTGCattcctttctgtttctttgttctGGACGGTCGAACCTGCTCCCTGCTCTACGATGAATCTCGTCTTTTCCGCCCTGCGCTGCTTTCTCAGATTCCTctccgtgcatgcgccgaaAGAGGCGCGACGCAGGTGGCCGCTATACGTACTCATCGGCTCTGTCCGAGCTGCTGACGAAGACAAACAAGACGGTGCCTGGTGAGTCTTCAgagttcgtttttcctctttttttcctgacACCCCCGCCTATAtgcgtcgtctgcgtctaCTGTTGCAGTCCCTCTGTGTACGGAACTAGACGCTTCGATTCCTCAGTTTTTAGAAATGGCGTTatgtgttttctctccaggcTCGAAGCTGCTGT
Protein-coding regions in this window:
- a CDS encoding hypothetical protein (encoded by transcript TGME49_227070) — protein: MSADMSQSDAFREMLARLNELEAVKRLLDYDVQTELLRKRENEDLCSSTEQEVADLESKIAECEKRLRQTSEQIRNHEEARAGIEKSIEHEMLAHASLKQELDETMTAKKHKTEDADRETFRRVCHVKELLHRLGAESGETTAGTTDAEARSGVDKAITLAHAQVDSKNLAAMKGDTLMSLLGAKDDVLLRTGYACFRQAKDSIDKNSELLDAAVVRLHKKCACESVLEEMDVDATVFELTLVDAVLKMELPESLRVSGEQLGRAEILRRLIGTENEWLCENPARLLGQAYLQKVLEEDR
- a CDS encoding hypothetical protein (encoded by transcript TGME49_227060), which translates into the protein MEASHSISTEGEAVSSPASSVAAGGVCPCERPEKPLPLPPRLEIALQSLLHCLDRTANAWQVQQLFLFQQELTAFHSFLQEQAGALDEESRRFLEAGGISDRGTVEAGEAKLSSRLFSFLIRIVLRSIVNRPLFEEAASPVSPCSSPASTATAQSSSKCSSFFDQVRRFSLLLHVTEERTLLASYPPLPSLKVSEEPESSSSSSQASLHTLLLSAQASLKAKRAAIEQLFSFLHDSELQSLLLTPSIPDLAALNLLKIDASVRALLPSLRRTASALADATAREALRSSSVSESFASSMARQRTASQDLSASKERGGTSAENEDMEKEDRLAEDLLMLWTSSLRRFLKTSLGVYVHSDAGDEQQRLVDLAFVGLSPTEFAPRLLEQFLALCASEKSPVFPPSLCSLSSLSPVSSPLRSCLPQDITLPALAGEEGQEAHSRGEQTTQKRRRTEGGISVGAHASLEVFREVLLCSRDFLTSLFHTLDSAWSAAENKSWRLRDEARTEDEEAFYVALVEAASLCPSFSAFVECSENKSQEIRSNKKRQGRPKSDEGADTPPFLPFHFSGPGEGHPSLANVLLSQRAEGASLPNLQHLVCGLVDLLLAHAGSGIGTAQCPACGDTRASREAKEVRTPFCISNAPREPLDAHGEAPSAAGVCIHSTELAEPNSQPVSTSLSDRNPERVQREGGPTRELGNKRREREATEERETTDLESLQTCIPLAFSLCGSFLKLLRFCVDLGSPLPPSFSPTLARFSAAPAFSKVSGVEGFVAEAIWACLRRCMQLEWLATRLWSSNAVCTYTRTTRLALGFRCAPVLVSIAVHCTQPRWFLIDGEELRDEAVEDQLAEQTAANPFSLTSLFAAMQTDEAFRRDVFAVCAFDPKFRFLLYRLPYSLALGALEFLSVHAPKEARRRWPLYVLIGSVRAADEDKQDGAWLEAAVASALVQQAPSARPSSFLFYSSRQGNDEASKELDAFSAATLYKELLAAASECEDFVPQRLVFLGLARSLAAGPRVASPNTTLHLQQQLRHLQLRTFPASSLLDDVSLDMLAAKMQCCLLGRCRGVMDKVEVFEQVLSLVEKRLNEDFAKRRLFAVRTLRELARLLPSLLLSEALMRPSFIKFWALVFKVDAAVFLSLSEALDSPQKRQERERRQATREEVSAFSAPDLGLLLETLFYELICRYSPCLLALQPNAAPPDENAFAALQTLLSTEKGSFISPSLLPADPGGSGGSAETGEKRRDKKLALRDLLLLLLTFYVEKQHEIASAAPVPLFQPV